Genomic DNA from Podospora pseudoanserina strain CBS 124.78 chromosome 4, whole genome shotgun sequence:
gggctgtcgaatgatgaggtggaggatgagaaggagttgaTGGCAGTTGGGAAGGTGGATGTGGGgggggatgttttggggaggagtaAGGGGGGGGATAAAAGGGTCGTGTCTACATGGTGTTACATAGGTAGTTGGGAAGGGAAAAACGTTATTTTGATGTAttttgctgatggggagggtggtagtACTTTAGTTGTTGTTTGCGTGTACTTTGAAGATCAAAAAGATTTGATGACTCCACTTACATCTGGCAAAGGGGTTATTCAAGTGTCAtggtttggttgttggtgactgAACATGTGGAACATAGTTAAAGTGTTGAGACTTGAGAGGTATagtggtgtgttgtgttgtgttgtgttgtgttgctGAGGTAAAGAAAAGCCTGAGTTTCACCGTTGAGGACTCGGGATATGTTGATGTTTAATAAACTCTAGGGGACAGTTGAGTGACAGTTTGGGCATCCTTGATGGCTTTCAAAAGAGAATCATCTGTTGGCGGCAAATGATGGTAGAAAAGTGTTGAGAAGGTATATGTAATACTCTTGTGGGGACTTTGAATTCACATTGCAGGCTATTGACTTTAAATTGTAGACGACGTGTATACATGTGGGTTGGCTGTTAGGGTGTGGAAATGGGAGTGTGGTATTTGAGGAGAATTAAATGAAGAATAGCCACCGAGACAACTGGCAGGGATGATAAAAGGGGATTgaggtgttggggatgggagtcGGGTTTTTGAAGTTGGCTGTTAATAACTATTTTGCTGTGTTGCCTTGGGCAAGTATGTTTGTCAGGAGAAGACTGCATCCATGGCTTCGATATGTTTGAGTAGGTGGAAGACGGGCCTGATTTGAGTAttacctcctcgccatcaaaAGTTCGAGGTCCATGATTGCAAAAGTGTTGATAGaatgtttggtggtggaatgCCTGTTTTGGCATCTGATGTCAATGGGAAGCCGGGCATGTACAAAGGTCATGAAGTCATGATTTGTAAGTGCAAGTGCTTGGTGTCCAAGAAGACCCGAGTCTGTGCCCACGGGAAAATAAGTTTCATTTTTTGTTTCTATCTTTCTCCTGTCAACTTAGGCCTTGCTAACATGCTATCAGGTAATCATATCATTCAAATAGCAATAACCTGCCAATATCTGCCCCATGTCAACAGAGAGCAAGCTGatgttgtcgttgatggGCCCTTGATAAGCTGATAGGAAATAAAGTGGGACCGGGCGCATGGACCGCTGACTCCTTGCCGGAGTTGCAGCGAGCAATTGGTTGCACGTGTTAGGGCACGTGATCCACACGAACCCTTTGCCAATCGCAGCCAAATTTGCGGGCCCACCCGGGAAACCCACAAACTGGCGGCTTGAGAAATTCTGAGGAACGAACTTCCCCTCAGCGGAAAATCCAATCCATCGACAACCTCCCATACTAACCATCTACAGCATCAATCCGTCAAGATGTGAGTACCAGCCGTCATCGATCCGACCGATTCCCACCATCACAGACCTGCTACATTTCAGAGGCCGGCGAGTTTGGGGGGCACGATGGCCAACCCCTCCGTGCAAACCGAACGAACCGCCGAAGATACAGCCCTTGTCGAATCCCCGATTTCCGTcgagcacacacacacacatacacacctCCAGACACACGCGCCCAtcgaaaaaataaaataaaaatacaGACAGAGCGACAAGATGCTGACGTTTTCGGCTCTGTAGGGTTAACCTGAGGACCCAGAAGCGCCTGGCGTCGTCCGTCCTGGGCTGCGGTCAGCGCAAGATTTGGCTCGACCCCAACGAGGTCAGCGAGATCTCCAACGCCAACTCCCGCCAGACGATCCGCAAGCTCGTCTCCGATggcctcatcatcaagaagcccGTCACCATGCACTCGCGCTCTCGCGCGCGGGAGCTGAACCTCGCCCGCCGGATTGGTCGCCACCGTGGCTTCGGTAAGCGCAAGGGTACCGCCGATGCCCGTATGCCCGAGTACGTAACAACCGCCTTCGATTCCCGGCCGAGTATCAGAATGGGAGGATAGGACTCGAAGACAGTCGGGGATATCTTATTGGATTTTGATGCTCGGGGGGGGGTTAGAAGAAATGCATGACAAATCGAGCATGTGTGCTGACAACCGATGCAGGCAGGTCCTCTGGATGCGTCGCCAGCGTGTCCTCCGCCGTCTGCTCGTCAAGTACCGCGCCAGCGGCAAGATTGACAAGCACCTCTACCACGAGCTCTACCACTCCGCCAAGGGTAACACCTTCAAGCACAAGCGTGCCCTCGTTGAGCACGTATGTTTCCTCCATCTTGTGGGCGGTGTGTTTGGGACACATGACACTGACATTCACCCTCGCAGATTCACCGtgccaaggccgagaaggctcGCGAGAGAcagatcaaggaggagatggatgccAAGCGTGCCAGAACCAAGGCTGCCCGCGAGCGCAAGCTCGAGAGACAGGCGGCGAAGAGAAACGCCCTTctcggcgagggcgaggaggagtccAAGTAgatttcttcatcaacaatgTGAATGGACAATGGATTCTTGGCGGCCTTGCATTCGGAGTAATGGGTTGGGCTCTTTTATGGACGCATTCTCTCTACCTCTCGGTCCTCTCTCTGCTGCCACACGCTGGACTCGCTCCCCCCCGGCCGTGCAGGTGTGTGCTGTTGTGATGGGACGTGGTCTCTCCAGACTCGAGACAAGTTCTGGCTTCCATGTTTAGGCATTGAAAAACGGAATCAATGGGTTTGCCGGGTGCGATGACaattattttctttttcccttcgAGATATTGACAATCTGGTACATGTACAATGCTGTGCGGTTCAAGTTTGACGTGCTTGTGGGAGATGGACATGTCGAAGCAAACGAATTGGGCGAGTGATCACAAACATGGATGTACACATCATTGAGCGAAAAGAGGCGAGCTTCGCAAGGTCTATATCCGTCACAAGACACCACTTGGCATCTCTGCTCAACAGTGACGCTACCTACATATCTACGCAACTATCATGGATCCTTGCCAAAAGCACGTCCGTCCCATGTTCGAAACAGAGTACAGTAGGGATACACCAGCTACCTAGAACCAAAACACCCCAAGCTACCTTGTCGGAAGCTCGCGAATAACGTAATGAAATGCCCTCAACCCCAGTCCGCCCAGAGAAAACACAAGCAAAAGCAGTGCAAAGTATAGAGTAATAAGAACCACCTTTTGTGTCTAGTGGGTGCATCAACGTAATATTGTGGTTGGGTCAGAGGCAGTCAAATTGTTCCGTTCAAAAGGTTGGTGAATCTGGCGCCCGGAACATGTCAGCATGTCCCCCTAAGAAGGAGGACCAAATTGCATATGTGATTGAAGCGcgctcatcatccccaatATAGTTgatttgaagaagaaaaaagaagaaaaaagggtcAAGCTCGGAGCGGGGGGGAATTAAGAAGTGAAATACTCTTGGTGTTTGTGTGGGTGCACGTGCCGCGATGTGGCTTGTGGCTGATAGTTGAGCGTGGCTTGACAAAAGGTGGATGGTGTAATGTGGTGGGGGAAAGGTCGGCGTTTGGGGGAAGGACAACCGCGGGTCGGAGTGCTTGTGGTTGGCGTTGCCCAATCAGAGAGGGGTCCAGCGGTAGGTCCCATCCATGGGTGTTGTTCGCCGCCCGTCATTTATTACTCCGGGTTTATTTCCAATCACAAACCTTGCTTTGGTTCGGTGTCATTGGTGGTTTGAGAGACGACAAAGGTTATTCCTCTTGACATCACTACCTTGCTGGAGATTCGGGAGGAGGCAATTGGTATGTTTTTTCTATCTCTGGGTTGTgcgggtggtgtggttgcttgTCTGACAGTGGTGGGTTTGAGTAGGAGCTCGAAACTTGACTTATATACGATGACGACAATCCCGGCGTTGCGGAGCGCCGCCGGCGGTTCCCCCTCGGCTgcgatgatgagaaggatgatagccaccaccaccacgacggccacgatgacgaggagggcgggaCAGCTTGGGGGATGGAGGtcaagacagcagcagcagcagcagaaaagATTTGTTTCGTCGTTAGGGAATGATACGCAGCAGAAGGTGGGGGGTTTATGTTGACGTacaaggaagggaaagaaaacaaaTGCTGACAGGCACATGCAGTTGCTTGCGGCGCATTTGCAACAGGCGGATCCGATTATGTATGATATTGTCGAGAAGGTTAGTACCCAGGAGAAGGAGTGCGATGGGGCATGGGTGCGGGGGTGTGCCGAAGCTGACGTGGTGACAAACAGGAGAAAGTCAGGCAAAAGCAGTTCATCAACTTGATCCCTTCCGAGAACTTTACCTCGCAGGCTGTGCTGGATGCGCTGGGGAGTCCTATGCAGAGTGGGTTTTCTTGCGAACCTGGAGGAGTGGGACGAGAATGCTAATGGTGGACAACAGACAAGTACTCTGAGGGATACCCGGGTGCGAGATACTACGGCGGTAACGAGTTCATCGATGCCTCCGAGAGATTATGCCAGCAGCGCGCACTCGAGACGTTTGGACTGGATGCCAAGGAGTGGGGGGTGAATGTTCAAGGTAGGATAGGGGGAGGGACGGCTTCAAGAGAAAGGAATGAGTGCTGACAATGTTGGGAATGAATAGCTCTCTCTGGTGCGCCAGCGAACCTGTATGTCTACTCAGCCATCATGGAAACTCATGATCGGTTGATGGGTCTCGATCTACCCCACGGCGGCCATCTTTCCCACGGGTACCAGACCCCCACCAAGAAGATCTCGTTCATCTCCAAGTACTTCGAGACGGTTCCTTACCGACTTGACGAGTCCACCGGCTTGATCGACTACGATAAGCTCGAGGAGCTGGCAACCATCTACCGCCCCAAGGTTATCGTCGCTGGCGCCTCGGCTTACAGCAGGCAAATCGATTATGCTCGTATGCGGGACATCGCCGACAAGGTGAAGGCCTACCTTGTGGCTGACATGGCGCATATCTCCGGTCTTGTCGCCGCCAAGGTCATGCCTGGGCCGTTTGGCTACGCAGACATTGTCACGACGACTTCTCACAAATCCCTCCGTGGCCCCCGTGGCGCGCTGATTTTCTTCCGCCGCGGTGTGAGGAAGGTCAACCCAAAGACCGGAGCTGAAGAGCTGTACAACCTCGAGAACCCCATCAACCAATCCGTGTTCCCCGGCCACCAGGGCGGTCCGCACAACCACACCATTGCCGCCTTGGCCGTGGCGCTCAAGCAGGCACAAACACCAGAGTTCAGGGCGTATCAATCGCAGGTCTTGTCCAATGCCAAAGCCTTCGCCAAGAGGCTGGGTGAACCAAAGGAAAAGGGCGGGCTGGGCTACAAGATTGTCTCGGGCGGTACTGATAAccatcttgttcttgtcgATCTGAAGCCGCACGGTGTGGACGGGGCGAGAGTGGAACGGATCCTGGAGTTGGTCGGGGTAGCTTCCAACAAGAACACTGTTCCGGGCGACAAGAGCGCGTTGACGCCTGGTGGGTTGAGAATGGGAACTCCGGCCATGACGACGAGAGGAttccaggaggaggactttGCGCGGGTAGCGGATATTGTCGATAGGTCGGTGACGATTGCGGTCAGGGTGgacaaggcggcgaggaaggcggctgaggaaaagggggaggggaagacggcggggagggtgaagacCTTTAtggagtttttgggggatggggagacaGACACGGAGATTGTGCAGTTGAGGAGTGAGGTGGCGGATTGGGTGGGGACGTATCCTGTTCCTTGGGAGGGGAAGTaagtggtgtggtgatgggggggttggtggtgatgagaaatgacatgatgagatgagggaggggggtccGAGAAAGGAGTTTAACAGTCCTTTTGTCACGATGTGCAAGTTTTCCTTTTTTAGGTTATTGTTGGTACTGTCTCAACATGGGTGTTTTTGGTATTGTCATGCATGTTTTGTACTCGGTGAATGGTTATACACAGGTTTGTGTTAGGTTCGACTAAATTTAGCCTGAATGAAACATCTACATCTCATTTGTTCACTTTGAAGACcgatatcatcatccataTCTCATCATTAAAAAAAGCATGCTATTTTCGCTCATTCGCTGGCTAACATTCAAGTTACAAGACCCAAGATACCTATCCATTCCACTTTTTGTGTAAGTGTTTTTTGtatatccatccatccaagaTGCCGTGTATCCCAAATTTTCCATCTAGTCATGTCACAAAGGCTCTCCCTCCCACAGtcccaacaccctctccctcaccccagCCCTCTGCTTGATCCCCTCGTAATACTTTCTGAGATATACCTGCTTGatttcctctt
This window encodes:
- the CBS2 gene encoding Cytochrome B translational activator protein cbs2 (COG:H; EggNog:ENOG503NVHZ), translated to MTTIPALRSAAGGSPSAAMMRRMIATTTTTATMTRRAGQLGGWRSRQQQQQQKRFVSSLGNDTQQKLLAAHLQQADPIMYDIVEKEKVRQKQFINLIPSENFTSQAVLDALGSPMQNKYSEGYPGARYYGGNEFIDASERLCQQRALETFGLDAKEWGVNVQALSGAPANLYVYSAIMETHDRLMGLDLPHGGHLSHGYQTPTKKISFISKYFETVPYRLDESTGLIDYDKLEELATIYRPKVIVAGASAYSRQIDYARMRDIADKVKAYLVADMAHISGLVAAKVMPGPFGYADIVTTTSHKSLRGPRGALIFFRRGVRKVNPKTGAEELYNLENPINQSVFPGHQGGPHNHTIAALAVALKQAQTPEFRAYQSQVLSNAKAFAKRLGEPKEKGGLGYKIVSGGTDNHLVLVDLKPHGVDGARVERILELVGVASNKNTVPGDKSALTPGGLRMGTPAMTTRGFQEEDFARVADIVDRSVTIAVRVDKAARKAAEEKGEGKTAGRVKTFMEFLGDGETDTEIVQLRSEVADWVGTYPVPWEGK